In Solanum lycopersicum chromosome 5, SLM_r2.1, the following are encoded in one genomic region:
- the LOC101255198 gene encoding probable UDP-N-acetylglucosamine--peptide N-acetylglucosaminyltransferase SEC isoform X3 translates to MDAGDLNRALQYYKEAVKLKPNFSDAYLNLGNVYKALGMPQEAIMCYQRALLVRPDYAVAFGNLATVYYEQGNLEMAMLNYRRAITCDAGFLEAYNNLGNALKDAGRVEEAIHYYRQCLSLQPNHPQALTNLGNIYMEWNMTSAAAQCYKATLAVTTGLSPPFNNLAIIYKQQGNYADAISCYNEVLRIDPMAADGLVNRGNTYKEIGRVNEAIQDYMRAITIRPNMAEAHANLASSYKDSGNVEAAIKSYRQALMLRPDFPEATCNLLHTLQCVCDWDDREKMFIEVEGILRRQIKMSVIPSVQPFHAIAYPLDPLLALEISCKYAQHCSVMAARFSLPPFSHPPPLPIKGGSRSGRLRVGYVSSDFGNHPLSHLMGSVFGMHDRENVEVFCYALSPNDGTEWRLRIQSEAEHFVDVSSLASDVIARMINEDQIQILINLNGYTKGARNEIFAMQPAPIQVSYMGFPGTTGANYIHYLVTDEFVSPTRYSHIYSEKLVHLPHCYFVNDYKQKNRDALDPSCQPRRSDYGLPEDKFIFACFNQLYKMDPEIFKTWCNILKRVPNSALWLLRFPAAGETRVRAHAAAQGVQPDQIIFTDVAMKQEHIRRSSLADLCLDTPLCNAHTTGTDVLWAGLPMVTLPLEKMATRVAGSLCLATGVGEEMVVSSMKEYEEKAVSLALNRPKLQDLTKKLKAVRLSCPLFDTGRWVRNLERSYFKMWNLYCSGQHPQPFKVTENDMEFPYDR, encoded by the exons ATGGATGCTGGCGATCTTAACAGGGCATTGCAGTATTACAAG GAAGCTGTCAAGCTAAAACCAAATTTTTCAGATGCATATTTGAACCTGGGAAATGTGTATAAG GCTCTGGGGATGCCACAGGAGGCCATCATGTGTTACCAGCGTGCTCTCCTTGTGCGACCAGACTATGCTGTGGCTTTTG GCAACTTAGCTACTGTGTACTATGAACAAGGTAACCTGGAGATGGCCATGCTTAATTACAGGAGAGCTATAACCTGTGATGCTGGATTCTTGGAGGCATATAACAATCTG GGTAATGCTCTGAAAGATGCTGGTAGGGTTGAAGAAGCAATTCATTACTATCGT CAATGCCTCTCGCTTCAGCCTAACCATCCTCAAGCACTGACTAATCTTGGAAACATTTATATGGAGTG GAACATGACGAGTGCCGCTGCACAGTGTTACAAGGCAACTCTAGCTGTGACAACTGGGCTTTCACCTCCTTTTAACAATTTAGCCATAATATACAAGCAACAG GGTAACTATGCAGATGCCATATCTTGCTATAATGAGGTACTCAGGATTGATCCCATGGCAGCTGATGGACTAGTCAATAGAGGTAACACATACAAGGAGATTGGTAGAGTTAACGAAGCTATTCAGGACTATATGCGAGCTATTACCATAAGACCAAATATGGCAGAGGCTCATGCAAATTTGGCTTCATCTTATAAGGACAG TGGCAATGTGGAAGCAGCTATAAAAAGCTATAGACAAGCTTTGATGCTACGTCCCGACTTCCCAGAAGCAACTTGTAATCTTCTTCACACGTTACAG TGTGTCTGTGATTGGGATGATCGAGAGAAGATGTTTATTGAAGTTGAGGGGATCCTGAGAAGACAGATTAAG ATGTCAGTTATCCCAAGTGTACAGCCTTTTCATGCAATTGCTTACCCTCTCGATCCACTGCTAGCTCTAGAAATCAG TTGTAAGTATGCCCAGCACTGCTCTGTAATGGCAGCTCGTTTTTCACTTCCTCCTTTCAGTCATCCTCCTCCATTGCCAATAAAGGGTGGTAGCCGGAGTGGTCGGCTTAGGGTTGG ATATGTGAGTAGTGATTTTGGCAACCACCCACTATCACATCTAATGGGTTCAGTCTTTGGCATGCACGATAGAGAAAATGTTGAG GTGTTCTGCTACGCTTTGAGTCCAAATGATGGCACTGAGTGGAGGCTCCGCATTCAGTCAGAAGCAGAGCATTTTGTTGATGTATCGTCCTTGGCATCTGATGTGATAGCTAGGATGATTAATGAGGATCAAATACAGATCCTAATCAATCTTAACGGTTATACTAAG GGGGCCCGAAATGAGATCTTTGCAATGCAGCCTGCTCCTATCCAGGTTTCGTATATGGGGTTTCCTGGAACCACTGGAGCTAACTATATACATTATTTGGTTACAGATGAg TTTGTGTCACCTACACGGTACTCACATATTTACTCAGAGAAGCTTGTCCATCTCCCTCATTGTTATTTTGTCAATGATTATAAGCAA AAAAACCGTGACGCGTTAGATCCAAGCTGTCAACCCAGGCGCTCAGATTATGGGCTGCCAGAGGACAAATTCATTTTTGCTTGTTTTAATCAGCTCTACAAGATGGATCCTGAGATATTTAAGACATG GTGCAATATTCTTAAGCGTGTACCAAACAGTGCTCTTTGGCTGCTCAGATTTCCAGCTGCAGGGGAAACAAGGGTTCGCGCAC ATGCTGCCGCACAAGGTGTGCAGCCGGATCAAATTATTTTCACAGATGTTGCGATGAAACAAGAGCACATCAGACGCAGCTCCTTGGCTGATCTTTGTCTTGACAC TCCACTGTGCAATGCACATACCACTGGAACAGATGTACTTTGGGCTGGTCTTCCGATGGTCACCCTTCCCCTTGAGAAAATGGCAACTAGAGTGGCTGGTTCGTTGTGTTTGGCCACAGGGGTTGGTGAGGAGATGGTTGTTAGCAG TATGAAGGAGTATGAAGAGAAGGCAGTGTCACTGGCACTGAATCGTCCCAAGCTCCAAGATCTCACCAAGAAACTCAAGGCTGTTCGCCTGAGTTGCCCTCTGTTTGACACAGGGCGCTGG GTACGGAATCTGGAGCGGTCTTATTTTAAGATGTGGAATCTCTATTGCTCTGGCCAACATCCTCAACCGTTTAAAGTGACTGAGAACGACATGGAATTTCCTTATGACCGGTAG
- the LOC101255198 gene encoding probable UDP-N-acetylglucosamine--peptide N-acetylglucosaminyltransferase SEC isoform X2, translating into MLSLQSDPRQYQQQLLISRVSHDGDPRSDSSFPFYAESVLSSVNSKSDLSREVDEDTLLTLAHQNYKAGNYKQALEHSKAVYERNTQRTDNLLLLGAIYYQLHDFDTCIAKNEEALRVNPQFAECYGNMANAWKEKDNIDVAIRYYLIAIELRPNFADAWSNLAGAYMRKGRLSDAAQCCRQALALNPRLVDAHSNLGNLMKAQGLVQEAYNCYVEALRIQPTFAVAWSNLAGLFMDAGDLNRALQYYKEAVKLKPNFSDAYLNLGNVYKALGMPQEAIMCYQRALLVRPDYAVAFGNLATVYYEQGNLEMAMLNYRRAITCDAGFLEAYNNLGNALKDAGRVEEAIHYYRQCLSLQPNHPQALTNLGNIYMEWNMTSAAAQCYKATLAVTTGLSPPFNNLAIIYKQQGNYADAISCYNEVLRIDPMAADGLVNRGNTYKEIGRVNEAIQDYMRAITIRPNMAEAHANLASSYKDSGNVEAAIKSYRQALMLRPDFPEATCNLLHTLQCVCDWDDREKMFIEVEGILRRQIKMSVIPSVQPFHAIAYPLDPLLALEISCKYAQHCSVMAARFSLPPFSHPPPLPIKGGSRSGRLRVGYVSSDFGNHPLSHLMGSVFGMHDRENVEVFCYALSPNDGTEWRLRIQSEAEHFVDVSSLASDVIARMINEDQIQILINLNGYTKGARNEIFAMQPAPIQVSYMGFPGTTGANYIHYLVTDEKNRDALDPSCQPRRSDYGLPEDKFIFACFNQLYKMDPEIFKTWCNILKRVPNSALWLLRFPAAGETRVRAHAAAQGVQPDQIIFTDVAMKQEHIRRSSLADLCLDTPLCNAHTTGTDVLWAGLPMVTLPLEKMATRVAGSLCLATGVGEEMVVSSMKEYEEKAVSLALNRPKLQDLTKKLKAVRLSCPLFDTGRWVRNLERSYFKMWNLYCSGQHPQPFKVTENDMEFPYDR; encoded by the exons ATGTTGTCGCTGCAAAGCGATCCACGGCAGTATCAGCAACAGTTGTTGATTTCTAGGGTTTCACATGATGGTGATCCGAGAAGTGATTCGTCGTTTCCGTTTTATGCTGAGTCGGTTTTGTCATCTGTGAATAGCAAGTCTGACTTGTCTAGAGAAG TTGATGAAGATACACTCTTAACTCTTGCTCATCAGAACTACAAAGCTGGAAACTATAAACAGGCTCTAGAGCATAGCAAGGCAGTTTATGAGAGAAATACTCAGCGCACTGATAATCTCCTTCTTTTGGGGGCTATATATTATCAG TTGCATGATTTTGATACATGCATTGCAAAAAATGAAGAAGCCCTCCGAGTTAACCCACAGTTTGCAGAGTGCTATGGAAATATGGCAAATGCTTGGAAG GAGAAGGACAATATCGATGTTGCAATACGCTATTATTTGATTGCAATAGAG CTGCGTCCCAATTTTGCTGATGCTTGGTCAAATTTAGCTGGTGCATATATGAGGAAAGGAAGGCTGAGTGACGCAGCCCAATGTTGCCGTCAGGCTCTAGCTTTAAATCCTCGTCTG GTTGACGCACATAGCAATCTTGGAAATCTGATGAAAGCACAAGGTTTGGTGCAAGAG GCATACAATTGTTATGTGGAGGCACTGCGAATACAACCTACATTTGCTGTTGCATGGTCCAATCTTGCTGGCCTCTTCATGGATGCTGGCGATCTTAACAGGGCATTGCAGTATTACAAG GAAGCTGTCAAGCTAAAACCAAATTTTTCAGATGCATATTTGAACCTGGGAAATGTGTATAAG GCTCTGGGGATGCCACAGGAGGCCATCATGTGTTACCAGCGTGCTCTCCTTGTGCGACCAGACTATGCTGTGGCTTTTG GCAACTTAGCTACTGTGTACTATGAACAAGGTAACCTGGAGATGGCCATGCTTAATTACAGGAGAGCTATAACCTGTGATGCTGGATTCTTGGAGGCATATAACAATCTG GGTAATGCTCTGAAAGATGCTGGTAGGGTTGAAGAAGCAATTCATTACTATCGT CAATGCCTCTCGCTTCAGCCTAACCATCCTCAAGCACTGACTAATCTTGGAAACATTTATATGGAGTG GAACATGACGAGTGCCGCTGCACAGTGTTACAAGGCAACTCTAGCTGTGACAACTGGGCTTTCACCTCCTTTTAACAATTTAGCCATAATATACAAGCAACAG GGTAACTATGCAGATGCCATATCTTGCTATAATGAGGTACTCAGGATTGATCCCATGGCAGCTGATGGACTAGTCAATAGAGGTAACACATACAAGGAGATTGGTAGAGTTAACGAAGCTATTCAGGACTATATGCGAGCTATTACCATAAGACCAAATATGGCAGAGGCTCATGCAAATTTGGCTTCATCTTATAAGGACAG TGGCAATGTGGAAGCAGCTATAAAAAGCTATAGACAAGCTTTGATGCTACGTCCCGACTTCCCAGAAGCAACTTGTAATCTTCTTCACACGTTACAG TGTGTCTGTGATTGGGATGATCGAGAGAAGATGTTTATTGAAGTTGAGGGGATCCTGAGAAGACAGATTAAG ATGTCAGTTATCCCAAGTGTACAGCCTTTTCATGCAATTGCTTACCCTCTCGATCCACTGCTAGCTCTAGAAATCAG TTGTAAGTATGCCCAGCACTGCTCTGTAATGGCAGCTCGTTTTTCACTTCCTCCTTTCAGTCATCCTCCTCCATTGCCAATAAAGGGTGGTAGCCGGAGTGGTCGGCTTAGGGTTGG ATATGTGAGTAGTGATTTTGGCAACCACCCACTATCACATCTAATGGGTTCAGTCTTTGGCATGCACGATAGAGAAAATGTTGAG GTGTTCTGCTACGCTTTGAGTCCAAATGATGGCACTGAGTGGAGGCTCCGCATTCAGTCAGAAGCAGAGCATTTTGTTGATGTATCGTCCTTGGCATCTGATGTGATAGCTAGGATGATTAATGAGGATCAAATACAGATCCTAATCAATCTTAACGGTTATACTAAG GGGGCCCGAAATGAGATCTTTGCAATGCAGCCTGCTCCTATCCAGGTTTCGTATATGGGGTTTCCTGGAACCACTGGAGCTAACTATATACATTATTTGGTTACAGATGAg AAAAACCGTGACGCGTTAGATCCAAGCTGTCAACCCAGGCGCTCAGATTATGGGCTGCCAGAGGACAAATTCATTTTTGCTTGTTTTAATCAGCTCTACAAGATGGATCCTGAGATATTTAAGACATG GTGCAATATTCTTAAGCGTGTACCAAACAGTGCTCTTTGGCTGCTCAGATTTCCAGCTGCAGGGGAAACAAGGGTTCGCGCAC ATGCTGCCGCACAAGGTGTGCAGCCGGATCAAATTATTTTCACAGATGTTGCGATGAAACAAGAGCACATCAGACGCAGCTCCTTGGCTGATCTTTGTCTTGACAC TCCACTGTGCAATGCACATACCACTGGAACAGATGTACTTTGGGCTGGTCTTCCGATGGTCACCCTTCCCCTTGAGAAAATGGCAACTAGAGTGGCTGGTTCGTTGTGTTTGGCCACAGGGGTTGGTGAGGAGATGGTTGTTAGCAG TATGAAGGAGTATGAAGAGAAGGCAGTGTCACTGGCACTGAATCGTCCCAAGCTCCAAGATCTCACCAAGAAACTCAAGGCTGTTCGCCTGAGTTGCCCTCTGTTTGACACAGGGCGCTGG GTACGGAATCTGGAGCGGTCTTATTTTAAGATGTGGAATCTCTATTGCTCTGGCCAACATCCTCAACCGTTTAAAGTGACTGAGAACGACATGGAATTTCCTTATGACCGGTAG
- the LOC101255198 gene encoding probable UDP-N-acetylglucosamine--peptide N-acetylglucosaminyltransferase SEC isoform X1, which produces MLSLQSDPRQYQQQLLISRVSHDGDPRSDSSFPFYAESVLSSVNSKSDLSREVDEDTLLTLAHQNYKAGNYKQALEHSKAVYERNTQRTDNLLLLGAIYYQLHDFDTCIAKNEEALRVNPQFAECYGNMANAWKEKDNIDVAIRYYLIAIELRPNFADAWSNLAGAYMRKGRLSDAAQCCRQALALNPRLVDAHSNLGNLMKAQGLVQEAYNCYVEALRIQPTFAVAWSNLAGLFMDAGDLNRALQYYKEAVKLKPNFSDAYLNLGNVYKALGMPQEAIMCYQRALLVRPDYAVAFGNLATVYYEQGNLEMAMLNYRRAITCDAGFLEAYNNLGNALKDAGRVEEAIHYYRQCLSLQPNHPQALTNLGNIYMEWNMTSAAAQCYKATLAVTTGLSPPFNNLAIIYKQQGNYADAISCYNEVLRIDPMAADGLVNRGNTYKEIGRVNEAIQDYMRAITIRPNMAEAHANLASSYKDSGNVEAAIKSYRQALMLRPDFPEATCNLLHTLQCVCDWDDREKMFIEVEGILRRQIKMSVIPSVQPFHAIAYPLDPLLALEISCKYAQHCSVMAARFSLPPFSHPPPLPIKGGSRSGRLRVGYVSSDFGNHPLSHLMGSVFGMHDRENVEVFCYALSPNDGTEWRLRIQSEAEHFVDVSSLASDVIARMINEDQIQILINLNGYTKGARNEIFAMQPAPIQVSYMGFPGTTGANYIHYLVTDEFVSPTRYSHIYSEKLVHLPHCYFVNDYKQKNRDALDPSCQPRRSDYGLPEDKFIFACFNQLYKMDPEIFKTWCNILKRVPNSALWLLRFPAAGETRVRAHAAAQGVQPDQIIFTDVAMKQEHIRRSSLADLCLDTPLCNAHTTGTDVLWAGLPMVTLPLEKMATRVAGSLCLATGVGEEMVVSSMKEYEEKAVSLALNRPKLQDLTKKLKAVRLSCPLFDTGRWVRNLERSYFKMWNLYCSGQHPQPFKVTENDMEFPYDR; this is translated from the exons ATGTTGTCGCTGCAAAGCGATCCACGGCAGTATCAGCAACAGTTGTTGATTTCTAGGGTTTCACATGATGGTGATCCGAGAAGTGATTCGTCGTTTCCGTTTTATGCTGAGTCGGTTTTGTCATCTGTGAATAGCAAGTCTGACTTGTCTAGAGAAG TTGATGAAGATACACTCTTAACTCTTGCTCATCAGAACTACAAAGCTGGAAACTATAAACAGGCTCTAGAGCATAGCAAGGCAGTTTATGAGAGAAATACTCAGCGCACTGATAATCTCCTTCTTTTGGGGGCTATATATTATCAG TTGCATGATTTTGATACATGCATTGCAAAAAATGAAGAAGCCCTCCGAGTTAACCCACAGTTTGCAGAGTGCTATGGAAATATGGCAAATGCTTGGAAG GAGAAGGACAATATCGATGTTGCAATACGCTATTATTTGATTGCAATAGAG CTGCGTCCCAATTTTGCTGATGCTTGGTCAAATTTAGCTGGTGCATATATGAGGAAAGGAAGGCTGAGTGACGCAGCCCAATGTTGCCGTCAGGCTCTAGCTTTAAATCCTCGTCTG GTTGACGCACATAGCAATCTTGGAAATCTGATGAAAGCACAAGGTTTGGTGCAAGAG GCATACAATTGTTATGTGGAGGCACTGCGAATACAACCTACATTTGCTGTTGCATGGTCCAATCTTGCTGGCCTCTTCATGGATGCTGGCGATCTTAACAGGGCATTGCAGTATTACAAG GAAGCTGTCAAGCTAAAACCAAATTTTTCAGATGCATATTTGAACCTGGGAAATGTGTATAAG GCTCTGGGGATGCCACAGGAGGCCATCATGTGTTACCAGCGTGCTCTCCTTGTGCGACCAGACTATGCTGTGGCTTTTG GCAACTTAGCTACTGTGTACTATGAACAAGGTAACCTGGAGATGGCCATGCTTAATTACAGGAGAGCTATAACCTGTGATGCTGGATTCTTGGAGGCATATAACAATCTG GGTAATGCTCTGAAAGATGCTGGTAGGGTTGAAGAAGCAATTCATTACTATCGT CAATGCCTCTCGCTTCAGCCTAACCATCCTCAAGCACTGACTAATCTTGGAAACATTTATATGGAGTG GAACATGACGAGTGCCGCTGCACAGTGTTACAAGGCAACTCTAGCTGTGACAACTGGGCTTTCACCTCCTTTTAACAATTTAGCCATAATATACAAGCAACAG GGTAACTATGCAGATGCCATATCTTGCTATAATGAGGTACTCAGGATTGATCCCATGGCAGCTGATGGACTAGTCAATAGAGGTAACACATACAAGGAGATTGGTAGAGTTAACGAAGCTATTCAGGACTATATGCGAGCTATTACCATAAGACCAAATATGGCAGAGGCTCATGCAAATTTGGCTTCATCTTATAAGGACAG TGGCAATGTGGAAGCAGCTATAAAAAGCTATAGACAAGCTTTGATGCTACGTCCCGACTTCCCAGAAGCAACTTGTAATCTTCTTCACACGTTACAG TGTGTCTGTGATTGGGATGATCGAGAGAAGATGTTTATTGAAGTTGAGGGGATCCTGAGAAGACAGATTAAG ATGTCAGTTATCCCAAGTGTACAGCCTTTTCATGCAATTGCTTACCCTCTCGATCCACTGCTAGCTCTAGAAATCAG TTGTAAGTATGCCCAGCACTGCTCTGTAATGGCAGCTCGTTTTTCACTTCCTCCTTTCAGTCATCCTCCTCCATTGCCAATAAAGGGTGGTAGCCGGAGTGGTCGGCTTAGGGTTGG ATATGTGAGTAGTGATTTTGGCAACCACCCACTATCACATCTAATGGGTTCAGTCTTTGGCATGCACGATAGAGAAAATGTTGAG GTGTTCTGCTACGCTTTGAGTCCAAATGATGGCACTGAGTGGAGGCTCCGCATTCAGTCAGAAGCAGAGCATTTTGTTGATGTATCGTCCTTGGCATCTGATGTGATAGCTAGGATGATTAATGAGGATCAAATACAGATCCTAATCAATCTTAACGGTTATACTAAG GGGGCCCGAAATGAGATCTTTGCAATGCAGCCTGCTCCTATCCAGGTTTCGTATATGGGGTTTCCTGGAACCACTGGAGCTAACTATATACATTATTTGGTTACAGATGAg TTTGTGTCACCTACACGGTACTCACATATTTACTCAGAGAAGCTTGTCCATCTCCCTCATTGTTATTTTGTCAATGATTATAAGCAA AAAAACCGTGACGCGTTAGATCCAAGCTGTCAACCCAGGCGCTCAGATTATGGGCTGCCAGAGGACAAATTCATTTTTGCTTGTTTTAATCAGCTCTACAAGATGGATCCTGAGATATTTAAGACATG GTGCAATATTCTTAAGCGTGTACCAAACAGTGCTCTTTGGCTGCTCAGATTTCCAGCTGCAGGGGAAACAAGGGTTCGCGCAC ATGCTGCCGCACAAGGTGTGCAGCCGGATCAAATTATTTTCACAGATGTTGCGATGAAACAAGAGCACATCAGACGCAGCTCCTTGGCTGATCTTTGTCTTGACAC TCCACTGTGCAATGCACATACCACTGGAACAGATGTACTTTGGGCTGGTCTTCCGATGGTCACCCTTCCCCTTGAGAAAATGGCAACTAGAGTGGCTGGTTCGTTGTGTTTGGCCACAGGGGTTGGTGAGGAGATGGTTGTTAGCAG TATGAAGGAGTATGAAGAGAAGGCAGTGTCACTGGCACTGAATCGTCCCAAGCTCCAAGATCTCACCAAGAAACTCAAGGCTGTTCGCCTGAGTTGCCCTCTGTTTGACACAGGGCGCTGG GTACGGAATCTGGAGCGGTCTTATTTTAAGATGTGGAATCTCTATTGCTCTGGCCAACATCCTCAACCGTTTAAAGTGACTGAGAACGACATGGAATTTCCTTATGACCGGTAG